The proteins below are encoded in one region of Leucoraja erinacea ecotype New England chromosome 26, Leri_hhj_1, whole genome shotgun sequence:
- the pnrc2 gene encoding proline-rich nuclear receptor coactivator 2 yields MPASPRTPRPGTRCSCQGQFPRPGLQSTQVVQRKMGGVEGLNIPISQPWYSTAKRNEHLTNDRQNSRDDDLNHVKMAHKNGEKAHGCCSFMSDVYRVAQKEAKNVMHFPNSQSWEAVVSSSGALLRSQCDQHYAGAKFSEPPSPSVLPRPPSHWVHIPLDPSDHSDMAFQLKTLLKVQA; encoded by the exons ATGCCGGCCTCACCCCGCACCCCGCGACCCGGGACCCGCTGCAGCTGCCAGGGACAGTTCCCACGGCCGGGGCTCCAG TCCACACAGGTTGTTCAGAGGAAGATGGGAGGGGTTGAGGGACTGAACATTCCGATATCACAGCCGTGGTACTCCACTGCCAAGAGAAATGAGCACTTGACCAATGACCGCCAGAACAGCAGAGACGACGACCTCAACCACGTGAAGATGGCGCACAAGAACGGCGAGAAGGCTCACGGATGCTGTTCGTTCATGTCCGATGTGTATCGGGTCGcccagaaggaagcaaagaatgtTATGCACTTTCCCAATAGTCAGAGCTGGGAGGCCGTTGTGAGCAGCTCGGGTGCACTACTCCGGTCACAGTGTGACCAGCACTACGCTGGAGCCAAGTTCAGTGAGCCACCATCACCAAGTGTGTTACCCAGACCACCAAGCCACTGGGTACATATTCCCCTGGACCCTTCTGACCACAGTGACATGGCCTTTCAATTGAAGACCTTACTTAAAGTGCAAGCATAG
- the LOC129709950 gene encoding serine/arginine-rich splicing factor 10-like isoform X2, translated as MSRYARPPNSSLFVRNVGDCTRPEDLRREFGRYGPIVDVYVPLDFYTRRPRGFAYIQFEDVRDAEDALHNLDRKWVCGRQIEIQFAQGDRKTPGQMKSKERRSSRSSPRYDRYDDYDRRRRSRSRSYDRRRSRSRSYDRSHRRSDSPKNSRSRSSGKRRRSRSNSFNDRYD; from the exons ATGTCTCGGTACGCCCGTCCGCCCAATAGTTCCCTCTTCGTTAGGAATGTGGGCGACTGCaccag GCCTGAGGATTTACGTCGTGAATTTGGTCGCTATGGCCCAATAGTAGATGTTTACGTTCCCCTTGACTTCTACACTCGACGTCCAAGAGGATTTGCATATATACA GTTTGAAGATGTTCGTGATGCAGAAGATGCACTCCACAACCTGGACAGAAAGTGGGTGTGTGGCCGGCAAATTGAGATCCAGTTTGCCCAAGGTGATCGAAAAA CACCTGGTCAGATGAAGTCAAAGGAACGAAGGTCCTCGCGAAGCTCACCTCGCTATGATCGTTACGATGACTATGATCGGAGGAGGCGGTCCAGAAGTCGCAGCTATGACCGGAGGAGGTCACGAAGTCGTTCATATGATCGCAGTCACAGGAGGTCTGACAGCCCGAAAAA CTCACGGAGCAGATCCAGTGGAAAGCGCAGACGCAGCCGCAGTAACTCCTTCAATGACAG ATATGACTGA
- the LOC129709950 gene encoding serine/arginine-rich splicing factor 10-like isoform X1 — MSRYARPPNSSLFVRNVGDCTRPEDLRREFGRYGPIVDVYVPLDFYTRRPRGFAYIQFEDVRDAEDALHNLDRKWVCGRQIEIQFAQGDRKTPGQMKSKERRSSRSSPRYDRYDDYDRRRRSRSRSYDRRRSRSRSYDRSHRRSDSPKNSRSRSSGKRRRSRSNSFNDRHRRRHRSYTRSRSRSRSRSRSRSRSKSVSRSKSASRKESKTRSQSRSCTHSRSGSRSKSRSMSAHKSDSHHED; from the exons ATGTCTCGGTACGCCCGTCCGCCCAATAGTTCCCTCTTCGTTAGGAATGTGGGCGACTGCaccag GCCTGAGGATTTACGTCGTGAATTTGGTCGCTATGGCCCAATAGTAGATGTTTACGTTCCCCTTGACTTCTACACTCGACGTCCAAGAGGATTTGCATATATACA GTTTGAAGATGTTCGTGATGCAGAAGATGCACTCCACAACCTGGACAGAAAGTGGGTGTGTGGCCGGCAAATTGAGATCCAGTTTGCCCAAGGTGATCGAAAAA CACCTGGTCAGATGAAGTCAAAGGAACGAAGGTCCTCGCGAAGCTCACCTCGCTATGATCGTTACGATGACTATGATCGGAGGAGGCGGTCCAGAAGTCGCAGCTATGACCGGAGGAGGTCACGAAGTCGTTCATATGATCGCAGTCACAGGAGGTCTGACAGCCCGAAAAA CTCACGGAGCAGATCCAGTGGAAAGCGCAGACGCAGCCGCAGTAACTCCTTCAATGACAG GCATAGACGTCGGCACCGTTCTTACACCAGATCAAGATCCAGGTCGAGGTCAAGATCTAGATCACGATCCAGGTCTAAATCAGTATCAAGATCAAAATCAGCATCCAGAAAGGAATCGAAGACACGATCACAATCAAGATCATGTACCCACTCGAGATCGGGGTCTAGGTCTAAATCCAGGTCGATGAGTGCCCACAAGTCTGACAGTCACCATGAAGACTGA